A single region of the Chelmon rostratus isolate fCheRos1 chromosome 5, fCheRos1.pri, whole genome shotgun sequence genome encodes:
- the ncaph gene encoding condensin complex subunit 2: MSAASTPVSHVRAGWTSSSLKNKGLSPAACSTPLLAAFPGNDDEQERRQRRRSRVIDLQAATESSFNDSASHSATGTPAAVPKLSNAQISEHYSTCIKLSTENKITTKNAFGLHLIDYMADILKQKDSELTNFKVAAGTLDASTKIYAVRVDAVHADAYRVLGGLGAETKPGEGHGPKEEEGDEGAAGGEVTAKQPKKKRPPKRTVEQNLSNINSAESERKCEVDPMFHRMASSFDESSTAGVFLSVLFSENSRCELLFPSYMTLLQSRPSYSPPPPQGVPASPFMAGLQRSQEKSSICPSLQDFSFTSWKPEQTMNQLLEKMKQGEHVFDVNAEPEPEPEEDDCPDFDADYEEGLGDCEERSKEHKEGCEASGSGKGRDVIPIGEGDIATMCLQLSSQPREYSYFSPRTMATWAGPGYWQFKPKHKLDHLPDKETRKRKPKKTFEIDFSDDVNFDTYFRSTRAATTNSKSALSASNKKTTLPADFQFPPETLSQLILKPSSSLSQEGQKRLSGELGEGIGDYDYNNANDTANFCPGLQGGDSDDDVEGFAGSDDTQPSGDSIPLPSQDQEGISTYGEDDLVPEPHRVNKIEINYAKTAKKMDMKRLKNNMWTLLTESPEKPTEEVATMEKPEVCGEKVFSQTTKTLLQRLPNTMAQNLSVPLAFVALLHLANEKNLELVKVDDMSDIIIRQGH; this comes from the exons ATGAGTGCAGCCTCCACACCCGTTTCCCATGTACGTGCAGGATGGACGTCATCCTCCTTGAAGAACAAGGGTCTATCTCCTGCGGCCTGCAGCACCCCACTGCTGGCAGCCTTCCCCGGCAACGATGACGAGCAGGAACGACGTCAGCGCCGAAGGTCAAGAGTCATTGACCTTCAAGCTGCCACTGAATCCTCTTTTAATGACTCTGCATCTCATAG CGCCACAGGGACTCCCGCTGCCGTGCCCAAGTTGTCAAATGCACAGATCTCAGAGCATTACTCCACCTGCATAAAACTCTCTACTGAGAAT AAAATCACCACCAAAAATGCCTTTGGTCTGCATCTGATTGATTACATGGCTGACATTCTCAAACAGAAGGATTCTGAGCTCACAAACTTCAAG GTGGCAGCAGGCACTTTGGATGCTAGTACGAAGATCTATGCTGTGAGGGTGGATGCTGTTCATGCTGATGCCTACAGGGTGCTGGGTGGCCTCGGGGCCGAGACTAAACCTGGAGAGG GCCATGGAccgaaggaggaggaaggagatgaaggGGCCGCAGGAGGCGAAGTGACTGCCAAGCAGCCGAAGAAAAAGAGGCCTCCTAAGAGAACAGTCGAGCAGAACCTGAGCAACATCAATAGTGCAGAGTCTGAGAGGAAGTGTGAG GTGGACCCCATGTTTCACCGGATGGCCTCATCCTTCGATGAGAGCAGCACAGCTGGCGTCTTCCTGTCAGTTCTTTTTAGTGAGAACAGTCGCTGCGAGCTCTTGTTTCCCTCCTACATGACCCTCCTCCAGTCCAGACCCTCTTACTCTCCTCCGCCTCCACAGGGAGTCCCTGCATCCCCGTTCATGG CTGGACTGCAGCGTTCCCAGGAGAAAAGCTCCATCTGCCCCTCACTGCAGGACTTCTCCTTCACTAGCTGGAAACCTGAGCAG ACCATGAATCAGCTCTTGGAGAAGATGAAACAGGGCGAACATGTGTTTGACGTGAACGCTGAGCCTGAGCCCGAGCCTGAAGAAGATGACTGCCCTGACTTTGATGCCGACTACGAGGAGGGACTGGGTGACTGCGAGGAGAGATCCAAGGAGCACAAGGAGGGTTGTGAGGCCTCTGGCTCTGGCAAAGGACG GGATGTGATTCCAATCGGAGAGGGAGACATTGCCACcatgtgtctgcagctgtcctCTCAGCCCAGGGAGTATTCATACTTCAGCCCCAGGACCATGGCCACGTGGGCTGGACCCGGCTACTGGCAGTTCAAGCCAAAGCACAAGT TGGACCATTTGCCTGACAAGGAGACACGGAAAAGGAAGCCCAAGAAGACCTTTGAAATAGACTTCAGTGATGATGTTAATTTTGACACCTACTTCCGCTCCACCAGA GCTGCCACTACCAACAGCAAGTCTGCCCTCAGTGCCAGCAATAAGAAAACAACTCTACCAGCAGACTTCCAGTTTCCCCCAGAGACGCTCTCCCAGCTCATCTTAAAGCCCTCCAGTTCG TTGAGTCAAGAAGGCCAGAAGAGGCTGTCTGGAGAGCTTGGAGAGGGGATTGGAGACTACGACTACAACAATGCCAACGACACAGCCAACTTCTGTCCAGGTCTTCAG GGTGGCGACAGTGACGATGATGTCGAAGGGTTTGCCGGTTCAGACGATACCCAGCCTTCAGGTGACAGTATACCCCTGCCCTCACAAGATCAAGAGGGCATCTCAACCTATGGAGAGGATGATCTGGTACCTGAACCACACAGG gtcaACAAAATTGAGATCAACTATGCTAAGACTGCAAAGAAAATGGACATGAAGAGACTGAAGAACAACATGTGGACTCTTCTGACAGAAAGCCCAGAGAAACCCACAGAG GAGGTGGCAACTATGGAGAAACCAGAGGTGTGTGGGGAGAAAGTCTTCAGTCAGACCACAAAGACACTGCTTCAAAG ACTGCCAAACACAATGGCTCAGAACCTGTCGGTGCCTCTGGCGTTTGTCGCTCTGCTTCATCTTGCTAATGAAAAG